From Psychroflexus torquis ATCC 700755, the proteins below share one genomic window:
- a CDS encoding BrxA/BrxB family bacilliredoxin produces the protein MYPPELVKPMEQELISVGFNELRSKADVDIAIAKEGTTLVVVNSVCGCAAANARPGAIKSLKNSKFPDHLVTVFAGVDKEATDEARSKMVPFPPSSPSMALFKNGELVHMLERHHIEGRPAELIADNLMDAYNKHC, from the coding sequence ATGTATCCACCAGAATTAGTGAAACCAATGGAGCAGGAACTTATCTCTGTAGGTTTTAATGAATTAAGAAGCAAAGCTGATGTTGATATAGCTATAGCCAAAGAAGGAACAACCTTGGTTGTGGTCAATTCAGTTTGCGGATGTGCAGCGGCAAATGCTAGACCTGGAGCTATAAAATCTTTAAAAAATTCTAAATTCCCAGATCATCTTGTTACTGTTTTCGCTGGAGTAGATAAAGAAGCTACAGATGAAGCAAGATCTAAAATGGTACCGTTCCCTCCAAGTTCACCATCTATGGCACTTTTCAAAAACGGAGAGCTCGTTCACATGCTAGAAAGACATCATATCGAAGGTAGACCTGCAGAATTGATTGCAGATAACCTTATGGATGCTTATAACAAGCATTGTTAA
- a CDS encoding T9SS type A sorting domain-containing protein: protein MKNFVLIFLIFPSIVLSQDFSDRWKGYFSYYNITDLDESDNKVYAAAENAYFIYDIPTQSIQTVTSIEGLSGNKISKIYHSKNYGLTCIGYEDGLIQIVMDNNQNIFSVVDIRDKISISPNNKRINHFFEFEGKLYISTDFGIAEYSLQNLEFEDSFFIGENGSQIQINQITILEEKIYAATSLEGIKSADITNPNLIDFEAWKTEYTGNWKGILNFSNTIFGLRNNNTISTLENGNTSVFGDAGSNVIGFNVSGGQLVITAANQVLAFNSELNIEAFIDQLQNTEFSINTSVSSNGHYFLGHSSLGLLNLQNSTTATFSELSPAGPLLNRIFSLESTSNDLWITFGEFDQFLNPFPLNSRGLSHLKDGEWINIDVEDLNNARELSNVSIDPSNPNRVFVSSYFDGLLEIENNELVQQYDSSNSIIEGVPSNLNDNRIGASVFDTQGNLYFTNSIAENQLKRLNANGEFVNIDMSNGYLNPTETSSSKMVIDNNNNIFIGTLGDGVVAYSASTGTSALISSNIQGVEFPDTFNANPNITALEIDENSRLWIGTQAGLRVMSNPTAIFNESQNVSVSPIIIEDVDGLPQELLFEQFITDITTDGANNKWISTADSGVFQVSANGQDILNIFNVENSPLPTNSIRTVEINQATGEVFFGTPSGLLSYSSRVTSGNETLENLRAYPNPVRPNYTGLVTIDGLTNGANVKITDVSGNLVFEEFVDGGSLQWDTRAFGKHKVASGVYFIVVTGEDQIKTKVGKIMIIR, encoded by the coding sequence ATGAAGAATTTTGTTTTAATCTTTCTTATTTTTCCCTCTATTGTTTTAAGCCAAGACTTTTCCGATCGGTGGAAAGGTTACTTCTCTTATTACAATATTACAGATTTAGATGAAAGCGATAACAAGGTTTATGCTGCTGCAGAGAACGCCTATTTCATTTACGACATTCCTACTCAAAGCATCCAAACAGTGACCTCAATAGAAGGCTTATCGGGTAATAAAATCTCTAAAATTTACCATTCAAAAAACTATGGCTTAACCTGTATTGGTTACGAGGATGGTCTTATTCAAATTGTGATGGATAACAACCAAAACATATTTTCGGTGGTTGATATTAGAGATAAAATTTCAATATCGCCAAACAATAAACGCATCAACCATTTTTTTGAATTTGAAGGCAAGTTATATATTTCTACCGATTTTGGGATTGCTGAATACAGTCTTCAAAATCTAGAATTTGAAGACTCTTTTTTTATAGGAGAGAATGGAAGCCAAATTCAAATCAATCAGATTACCATTTTAGAGGAGAAAATCTACGCAGCCACAAGTCTAGAGGGCATTAAATCTGCGGATATTACAAATCCCAATTTGATAGATTTTGAGGCTTGGAAAACTGAATATACAGGGAATTGGAAAGGTATTTTAAATTTTTCTAATACTATTTTTGGACTGAGAAATAACAACACAATTTCTACATTAGAAAATGGAAATACTTCTGTTTTTGGGGATGCAGGTTCAAACGTTATTGGCTTCAACGTAAGTGGAGGCCAACTTGTTATCACCGCTGCTAATCAAGTATTAGCTTTTAATTCTGAACTTAATATAGAAGCTTTTATAGACCAACTTCAAAATACAGAGTTTTCCATAAACACATCGGTATCTAGTAATGGACACTATTTTTTGGGACATAGTAGTCTAGGTCTTCTAAATCTTCAGAACTCCACTACAGCTACATTTTCAGAATTGAGTCCAGCTGGACCTTTATTAAATAGAATTTTCAGTCTGGAATCAACGTCTAATGATCTTTGGATCACATTTGGGGAATTTGATCAGTTTTTAAACCCTTTCCCTTTAAATTCTAGAGGCCTTAGCCACCTTAAAGATGGGGAATGGATAAATATTGATGTGGAGGATTTAAATAATGCAAGAGAGCTTTCTAATGTCTCAATTGACCCGTCAAATCCCAATCGTGTTTTTGTAAGCAGTTACTTCGATGGGCTTTTAGAGATTGAAAATAATGAACTCGTCCAACAATATGATTCTTCCAACAGTATTATTGAAGGAGTTCCTAGCAACCTCAACGACAATAGGATAGGCGCTAGTGTATTTGACACCCAAGGTAATTTGTACTTCACCAATTCAATTGCAGAAAACCAACTGAAACGCTTAAATGCTAATGGGGAATTTGTAAATATCGACATGTCGAACGGTTACTTAAATCCAACAGAGACCTCATCTTCAAAAATGGTCATCGATAACAATAACAATATTTTTATAGGAACCCTTGGAGATGGAGTAGTCGCTTACAGCGCAAGTACAGGAACCTCGGCTTTAATTTCTAGTAATATACAAGGTGTGGAATTTCCTGACACCTTCAATGCCAATCCTAATATTACAGCTTTAGAAATAGACGAAAATTCTCGTTTATGGATTGGTACTCAAGCAGGTCTAAGGGTGATGTCGAATCCGACTGCTATTTTTAACGAAAGTCAAAATGTAAGCGTCTCCCCAATTATCATAGAAGATGTAGATGGTCTACCACAAGAGTTACTTTTTGAGCAGTTTATTACAGATATTACTACAGATGGCGCTAACAACAAATGGATTTCTACGGCAGATTCAGGAGTCTTTCAAGTTTCTGCAAACGGTCAAGACATTTTAAATATTTTTAATGTTGAAAATTCTCCGCTTCCTACCAATAGCATTAGAACGGTAGAGATTAATCAAGCTACAGGTGAAGTTTTCTTTGGTACTCCGAGTGGGTTATTATCTTATTCTAGCCGAGTTACCTCAGGAAATGAAACTCTAGAAAACTTAAGAGCATATCCTAATCCTGTAAGACCAAACTACACTGGACTTGTCACTATAGACGGACTCACTAATGGAGCTAATGTTAAAATTACAGATGTTAGTGGTAATCTAGTGTTTGAAGAGTTTGTTGATGGTGGATCTCTTCAATGGGATACTAGAGCTTTTGGAAAGCATAAAGTCGCATCGGGCGTATACTTTATTGTAGTGACAGGTGAAGATCAAATTAAAACGAAGGTTGGGAAAATAATGATTATACGATAG
- a CDS encoding PLP-dependent transferase, with product METIDYYKTNNTKLIWAEIPTNPIMNVTDIKAFAKKHNVLLQPPTYRALRFWCRYRHT from the coding sequence ATGGAAACTATTGACTATTATAAAACAAACAATACTAAATTGATTTGGGCAGAAATCCCTACAAACCCTATAATGAATGTTACAGATATTAAAGCCTTCGCTAAAAAACATAATGTACTTTTGCAACCGCCTACTTACAGAGCCCTTAGATTTTGGTGTAGATATCGTCATACATAG
- the recO gene encoding DNA repair protein RecO, with amino-acid sequence MQLKTKAIVISNVKFGEADLIVKCFTLEKGVVSFMLKGIRKSKKGRMRVSLFQPLTLLEIEATYKENKNLQYLKEVKVDYPLQTLHTDIFKSTVVMFLAEVLKSSIQEEEKNESLFQFLKESLIYLDQVDSIKNFHLHFIVKLTSFLGFSPDQSSEAFPYFDMLNGVFQLKEYNMYSFNNTNSVLLKELMKLENYGEAENLKLNQERRKSFLDFMMLYYELQLQGFRKPKSLEILQQLF; translated from the coding sequence ATGCAACTTAAAACAAAAGCCATTGTCATTTCAAATGTAAAATTTGGGGAGGCAGATTTAATTGTAAAATGTTTTACGCTTGAAAAAGGAGTAGTTTCCTTTATGCTGAAAGGGATTCGGAAATCGAAAAAAGGAAGGATGAGAGTCTCTTTGTTTCAGCCATTGACTCTCTTAGAAATTGAAGCTACCTATAAAGAAAACAAAAATTTACAATATTTAAAAGAAGTAAAAGTAGATTATCCTTTACAAACTTTACATACTGATATCTTCAAATCTACCGTTGTGATGTTTCTGGCTGAAGTTTTAAAAAGCAGTATCCAAGAAGAGGAAAAAAATGAAAGCCTATTCCAGTTTCTAAAGGAGAGTCTTATCTATCTAGATCAAGTAGATTCAATTAAAAATTTCCACCTACATTTTATAGTGAAACTAACTAGTTTTTTAGGATTTTCTCCAGATCAAAGCAGTGAAGCCTTTCCCTATTTTGATATGTTAAATGGTGTTTTTCAGCTTAAAGAATATAATATGTACTCTTTCAATAATACAAATTCAGTTTTATTAAAAGAATTGATGAAACTCGAAAACTATGGAGAAGCTGAAAATTTAAAACTAAACCAAGAGAGAAGAAAGAGTTTTCTAGACTTTATGATGCTCTATTATGAATTACAGTTGCAAGGGTTTAGAAAGCCTAAATCTCTGGAAATTTTACAACAACTCTTTTAA
- the accB gene encoding acetyl-CoA carboxylase biotin carboxyl carrier protein, whose translation MDLKEIQNLIKFVAKSGASEVKLEMDDIKITIKTGSEDDGKTYVQQMPMGMPQQQMQPQAPAYNPQSPAPSTEEAAPAKANDDDKYITIKSPIIGTFYRKPSVDKKVFVEVGSEIKEGDVLCTIEAMKLFNEIESEVSGKIVKVLVDDSSPVEFDQPLFLVDPS comes from the coding sequence ATGGATTTAAAGGAAATTCAAAACTTAATTAAATTTGTTGCAAAGTCTGGAGCAAGTGAAGTCAAACTCGAAATGGACGATATTAAAATCACCATCAAAACCGGAAGCGAGGATGATGGAAAAACTTATGTCCAACAGATGCCGATGGGTATGCCTCAGCAACAAATGCAACCGCAAGCACCTGCTTACAACCCACAGTCTCCTGCGCCCTCTACTGAAGAAGCAGCACCTGCAAAAGCCAATGATGATGATAAATACATAACCATCAAATCACCAATCATAGGAACGTTTTACAGAAAGCCTTCTGTCGACAAAAAAGTATTTGTAGAAGTAGGCAGTGAAATAAAAGAAGGAGATGTTCTATGTACAATAGAAGCTATGAAACTTTTCAATGAAATTGAAAGCGAAGTGTCTGGTAAGATTGTAAAAGTGCTTGTTGATGACTCTTCTCCTGTAGAGTTCGATCAGCCTCTTTTCTTAGTAGATCCATCGTAA
- the pdeM gene encoding ligase-associated DNA damage response endonuclease PdeM, with product MKLTYGNSQFIMHSSGSLYWPSKKVLLIADVHFGKIDHFRKNGSALPNEVSLENFKKLDRVIEEFQPKGVIFLGDLFHSTQNRDWDRFTAWVKEQSVKMTLIVGNHDIIPLYYFEDLGIKVALSLNIDTLFLSHHPEEKLGFWNICGHIHPGYRLRGEGKQQLKLSCFYKKEYQLILPAFGAFTGHFLIEPEENEDVFVLAENEVLSLR from the coding sequence GTGAAGCTTACTTACGGCAATTCTCAGTTTATTATGCATTCCAGTGGAAGCTTGTATTGGCCTTCCAAGAAAGTCCTTCTTATTGCAGATGTTCATTTTGGAAAGATCGACCATTTTCGCAAAAATGGAAGTGCCCTACCAAATGAAGTCAGCTTAGAAAATTTTAAAAAATTAGATCGGGTGATTGAGGAATTTCAACCGAAAGGCGTCATTTTTTTAGGAGATTTATTCCATTCTACTCAGAACAGAGATTGGGATAGATTTACTGCTTGGGTAAAGGAGCAAAGCGTAAAGATGACATTGATAGTGGGTAACCACGATATTATCCCTTTATACTATTTTGAAGATTTAGGTATTAAGGTTGCTTTGTCTTTAAACATAGACACCTTATTTCTGTCTCATCATCCAGAGGAAAAGCTAGGGTTTTGGAATATATGTGGACATATACATCCTGGTTACAGATTAAGAGGTGAAGGAAAGCAACAGCTAAAATTATCTTGTTTTTATAAAAAAGAATACCAATTGATTTTACCAGCTTTCGGGGCTTTTACAGGTCATTTTTTGATTGAGCCAGAAGAAAATGAAGATGTTTTTGTCCTTGCAGAAAATGAGGTGTTATCGCTTAGATAA
- a CDS encoding lysophospholipid acyltransferase family protein, with protein MKKVFSYSLSVIFYLFFGLTLLVFHAYQWIAFNAFGYQAHKKSVDILNFFLLRCLNIVGTRFQYTNSFTFETDRPHIIVCNHQSMFDLPPLIWYMRKLHPKFISKKELAKGVPSISYNLRHGGSVLIDRKNATQALGEIKKLGIYISETKRSAVIFPEGTRSKTGQIKKFASKGLIALLETCPEAVVVPVCVNNSWKLQHHGMFPLGVGVFLKLEVLKPHEAKNFKIPELIELLEEQISGQVQKN; from the coding sequence ATGAAAAAAGTCTTCTCATATAGTCTTTCAGTTATATTCTATTTATTTTTCGGTTTAACACTTTTAGTTTTTCACGCTTACCAATGGATTGCGTTTAATGCCTTTGGTTATCAAGCCCACAAAAAAAGTGTAGATATTTTAAACTTTTTCCTTTTGCGTTGTTTAAATATTGTGGGTACGCGCTTTCAGTATACTAATAGCTTTACTTTTGAAACAGACCGTCCACATATTATTGTTTGTAATCACCAAAGCATGTTTGATCTTCCTCCACTTATTTGGTACATGAGGAAACTACATCCCAAGTTCATCAGTAAAAAAGAATTGGCTAAAGGTGTTCCCTCTATTTCTTATAATTTAAGACATGGAGGTTCTGTCCTAATAGATAGAAAAAATGCTACGCAAGCTTTAGGAGAAATCAAAAAACTAGGAATATATATATCAGAAACCAAGCGATCCGCTGTCATATTTCCTGAAGGTACCCGAAGCAAAACAGGGCAAATCAAAAAGTTTGCAAGCAAAGGTCTTATCGCTTTATTAGAGACTTGTCCAGAAGCTGTAGTCGTTCCTGTTTGTGTAAACAACTCATGGAAACTTCAGCATCACGGTATGTTCCCTTTAGGTGTTGGTGTCTTTTTAAAACTTGAAGTCCTAAAACCTCATGAGGCCAAGAATTTTAAAATTCCAGAGTTAATTGAACTTTTAGAAGAACAAATATCCGGTCAAGTCCAAAAAAATTAG
- a CDS encoding TerB family tellurite resistance protein, whose translation MILYLYSKFYSLKWIGAILGFFYMRFGGAILGFIIGSILDRIFSSSSTGRGGAFGKVFQDQKGEVSSGDFELNLLSLASLVIRADGKVTQKEMDYVRLYFVQSYGKERANATFRTFNDVIKDREISVPRICEYLRPRVRYEVRLQILHFLFNISNADGHVSESELQVLLSISQNLRVANSDFESIKAMFFKSADNAYKILEIEKSASDSELKKAYRTMAKKYHPDKLQHMDQAYQKGAQEKFNKVQEAYEQIQKERGL comes from the coding sequence ATGATTTTATATTTGTATTCTAAATTCTATAGTTTGAAGTGGATAGGTGCCATTCTTGGCTTTTTTTACATGCGTTTTGGAGGTGCTATCTTGGGCTTCATCATCGGTTCTATTTTAGATAGAATTTTTTCTAGCTCTTCAACAGGCAGAGGAGGGGCCTTTGGAAAAGTATTTCAAGATCAAAAGGGAGAAGTCTCCTCTGGAGATTTTGAACTTAATTTGCTCTCTTTGGCCTCTTTAGTCATAAGAGCAGATGGTAAAGTTACTCAAAAGGAAATGGATTATGTAAGGTTGTATTTTGTTCAATCTTATGGAAAGGAAAGAGCCAATGCAACCTTCAGAACTTTTAATGATGTCATTAAAGACAGGGAGATTTCCGTCCCTAGAATTTGTGAATACCTTAGACCAAGAGTTCGTTATGAGGTTAGGCTTCAAATTCTTCACTTTCTTTTTAATATCTCCAATGCAGATGGACATGTCTCTGAGTCCGAACTACAAGTACTGCTTTCTATCTCTCAAAATCTTCGGGTAGCTAATTCAGATTTTGAAAGCATAAAAGCCATGTTCTTCAAATCTGCGGACAATGCTTATAAAATATTGGAAATTGAAAAATCTGCTTCAGATTCTGAGCTTAAGAAAGCTTATAGAACTATGGCTAAGAAATACCATCCAGATAAGTTACAACACATGGACCAAGCCTATCAAAAGGGTGCTCAAGAAAAATTCAATAAGGTTCAAGAAGCTTACGAACAAATTCAGAAAGAAAGAGGCTTATAG
- the hemF gene encoding oxygen-dependent coproporphyrinogen oxidase has translation MKDKFYNYIQNLQDTITSKLESVDGTATFFEDIWERKEGGGGRTRVIENGSVFEKGGVNISAVHGDLPEAMQNYFNVQDCDFFACGISIVLHPKNPMVPTVHANFRYFEMYNKHGKVVDQWFGGGQDLTPYYLFEEDVIHFHRVSKLACDPFGADLYPDYKDNCDRYFWNAHRNEARGVGGLFFDYLKPTSKRSLEEIYNFITACGDRFLEAYVPIVEARKTLDYTKEQRNWQEIRRGRYVEFNLVHDKGTLFGLKTNGRIESILMSLPPHVQWQYNHHPASGSEEEILLKVLQSPKSWI, from the coding sequence ATGAAAGATAAATTCTATAATTATATACAAAACCTTCAGGATACAATCACTTCCAAGCTTGAGTCTGTGGACGGCACTGCAACTTTTTTTGAAGATATCTGGGAACGGAAAGAAGGAGGAGGAGGGCGGACACGTGTGATTGAAAATGGCTCTGTTTTTGAAAAAGGAGGGGTGAATATTTCTGCAGTTCACGGAGACTTACCAGAAGCTATGCAAAATTACTTTAATGTTCAGGATTGTGATTTTTTTGCCTGTGGAATTAGTATAGTTCTTCATCCAAAAAACCCAATGGTCCCTACAGTTCATGCCAACTTCAGATATTTTGAGATGTATAATAAGCACGGAAAAGTTGTGGATCAGTGGTTTGGAGGAGGGCAAGATTTAACACCTTACTATCTTTTTGAAGAGGATGTCATACATTTTCATAGAGTTTCAAAATTGGCCTGCGATCCTTTTGGTGCAGATCTTTATCCGGATTATAAAGACAATTGTGATCGGTATTTTTGGAATGCTCATAGAAATGAAGCTCGAGGTGTAGGAGGCTTGTTTTTTGATTATTTAAAACCAACGTCAAAGCGAAGCCTAGAGGAGATTTATAATTTTATCACAGCTTGTGGTGATCGCTTTTTGGAGGCATATGTCCCAATAGTCGAAGCTAGAAAAACACTAGATTACACAAAAGAGCAAAGAAATTGGCAAGAGATAAGAAGAGGCCGTTATGTAGAGTTTAATCTTGTGCACGATAAAGGCACTTTGTTTGGTCTTAAAACAAATGGTAGAATCGAAAGCATTTTGATGAGTCTTCCACCACATGTCCAGTGGCAATACAATCACCACCCAGCATCTGGTTCTGAAGAGGAAATTTTACTTAAAGTTTTACAGAGTCCAAAAAGTTGGATATAA
- a CDS encoding HD domain-containing protein, with the protein MSEVLVISNTKNFVQDSLKEAEGGHDWFHILRVYTNAKHILKSETTNSFIVEVASLLHDIADSKFHGGNEEIGPQKARAFLETQPIEQKDLEHVIKIIENVSYKGGHSHSDFHSKELEIVQDADRLDALGAIGIARTFNFGGFKNNPIYDPSVPAHPQQSKEDYKKSNSPTINHFYEKLLLLKDKMNTNSAKSIAEKRHNYMVSYLDQFYKEWHGEL; encoded by the coding sequence ATGTCAGAAGTACTCGTTATTTCCAATACCAAAAACTTTGTCCAAGACAGTCTTAAAGAGGCTGAAGGTGGTCATGATTGGTTTCATATTTTACGAGTTTATACCAATGCCAAACACATTTTAAAATCTGAAACTACGAACTCATTTATTGTAGAAGTCGCCAGCTTACTCCATGACATTGCAGATTCAAAATTTCATGGAGGAAATGAAGAAATAGGACCCCAAAAGGCTCGGGCTTTCTTAGAGACTCAACCTATAGAGCAAAAAGATCTAGAGCATGTTATTAAGATTATAGAAAATGTCTCTTATAAAGGAGGACATTCGCATAGTGACTTCCATTCTAAGGAACTTGAAATTGTCCAGGATGCAGATCGATTGGATGCTCTTGGAGCAATAGGCATTGCAAGAACTTTTAATTTTGGTGGATTCAAAAACAATCCCATTTACGATCCCAGCGTTCCTGCTCATCCCCAGCAAAGCAAGGAAGACTATAAGAAGTCTAATTCACCAACCATCAATCATTTTTATGAGAAATTATTATTGCTTAAAGACAAGATGAATACCAATTCCGCAAAATCAATTGCTGAAAAGCGGCATAATTATATGGTTAGCTATCTAGATCAGTTTTATAAAGAATGGCATGGTGAACTCTAA
- the gdhA gene encoding NADP-specific glutamate dehydrogenase, which translates to MNKELKEFLNTVSQRNSNQPEFLQAVHEVAETIIPFMENNPKYKNHKLLERMVEPERVIMFRVTWIDDQGDIQVNRGFRVQMNSAIGPYKGGLRFHPSVNLSILKFLAFEQVFKNSLTTLPMGGGKGGSDFDPKGKSDNEVMRFCQSFMTELYRHIGNNTDVPAGDMGVGGREIGYLFGQYKRIQNEFTGILTGKGPSFGGSLIRPEATGYGVVYFTQEMLNRKNDDLKGKKIAISGSGNVAQYAFQKAIQLGAIVVTLSDSTGYVYSENGFHSKEFDYLQDLKNERRGRIDEMADEFDHVQFFEGKKPWDVAAEIDVALPCATQNELNEDDAFKLVNKKIKAVTEGANMPCTPEAVEHFHKEGVIFAPGKASNAGGVSVSGLEMSQNSMRYNWSAEEVDAKLKQIMSDIHEACVKYGESDGAQINYVKGANIAGFVKVADAMIAQGAV; encoded by the coding sequence ATGAATAAAGAACTCAAAGAATTTTTAAATACTGTATCTCAAAGGAATTCAAACCAGCCTGAATTTTTACAAGCAGTCCACGAAGTTGCAGAAACTATTATTCCTTTTATGGAAAATAATCCTAAATATAAAAACCATAAGCTTCTAGAGCGAATGGTCGAGCCGGAACGGGTAATTATGTTTAGAGTAACTTGGATAGATGACCAAGGAGACATTCAAGTTAATAGAGGCTTTAGAGTCCAAATGAACTCTGCAATAGGACCTTATAAAGGAGGGCTTAGATTTCACCCTTCTGTAAATTTAAGTATTTTAAAGTTTCTAGCTTTTGAACAAGTCTTTAAAAACAGCCTTACTACTCTACCTATGGGAGGCGGTAAAGGTGGATCTGATTTTGACCCTAAAGGAAAATCAGACAATGAAGTTATGCGTTTCTGCCAAAGCTTTATGACAGAATTATACAGACATATCGGTAACAATACAGATGTGCCTGCAGGAGATATGGGTGTTGGAGGCAGAGAAATTGGCTATCTTTTTGGCCAGTACAAACGCATTCAAAATGAATTTACTGGCATTTTAACTGGTAAAGGCCCCTCTTTTGGAGGATCTCTTATACGTCCAGAAGCCACTGGCTATGGTGTTGTTTACTTTACCCAAGAAATGCTAAATCGTAAAAATGATGATTTAAAAGGTAAAAAAATAGCTATTTCTGGTTCAGGTAATGTAGCTCAGTATGCTTTTCAAAAGGCCATTCAATTAGGTGCTATTGTTGTGACATTATCAGACTCAACTGGCTATGTTTATAGTGAAAATGGTTTCCACTCCAAGGAATTTGATTACCTCCAAGATCTCAAGAATGAGAGACGTGGTCGCATTGATGAAATGGCTGATGAGTTTGATCATGTTCAATTTTTTGAAGGTAAAAAACCATGGGATGTCGCTGCTGAAATTGATGTCGCCTTACCATGTGCAACCCAAAATGAATTGAATGAAGACGATGCTTTCAAGCTTGTTAACAAAAAAATAAAAGCAGTTACTGAAGGGGCGAATATGCCATGTACGCCCGAAGCTGTAGAGCATTTCCATAAGGAAGGTGTCATTTTTGCTCCAGGTAAAGCATCCAACGCTGGAGGTGTTTCCGTTTCTGGTTTGGAAATGTCTCAAAATTCAATGCGTTACAATTGGAGTGCGGAAGAAGTAGATGCTAAGCTCAAGCAAATCATGAGTGATATTCATGAGGCTTGCGTAAAATATGGCGAAAGCGACGGTGCTCAAATTAACTATGTAAAAGGTGCAAATATCGCTGGTTTTGTAAAAGTAGCTGATGCTATGATTGCACAAGGAGCTGTATAA
- the accC gene encoding acetyl-CoA carboxylase biotin carboxylase subunit → MFKKILIANRGEIALRIIRTCKEMGIKTVAVYSTADKESLHVRFADEAVCIGPPQSSESYLKIPNIISAAEITNADAIHPGYGFLSENAAFSRICEEHDIKFIGATPDMIDKMGDKASAKSTMKAAGVPCVPGSEGILKDFEDCKKTAKKIGYPVMLKATAGGGGKGMRAVKTEDKLEGAWESARQEAKAGFGNDDMYMEKLIEEPRHIEIQIVGDQTGRACHLSERDCSIQRRHQKLTEEVPSPFMTDELREKMGTAAVKAAEYIKYEGAGTIEFLVDKHRNFYFMEMNTRIQVEHPITDEVVDHDLVREQILVASGVPISGKNYYPKLHSIECRINAEDPFNDFRPSPGKIETLHLPGGHGIRVDTHVYSGYVIPPNYDSMIAKLIATAQTRPEAISKMRRALSEFVVEGVKTTIPFHAQLMNHPDYIEGNYTTKFMEDFVLEDLVDEDED, encoded by the coding sequence ATGTTCAAAAAGATTCTCATAGCCAATCGTGGAGAGATCGCTTTACGTATCATCCGTACTTGTAAAGAAATGGGTATTAAGACGGTGGCAGTTTATTCCACTGCAGACAAAGAAAGTCTTCATGTAAGATTTGCAGATGAGGCTGTGTGTATAGGGCCGCCACAAAGTAGCGAGTCTTATCTAAAAATCCCAAACATCATTTCTGCAGCAGAAATCACAAATGCAGATGCTATCCATCCAGGTTATGGATTTCTGTCTGAGAATGCTGCCTTTTCAAGAATTTGCGAAGAACACGATATAAAGTTTATCGGTGCTACGCCAGATATGATCGATAAAATGGGAGATAAAGCTAGCGCTAAATCTACCATGAAAGCTGCTGGTGTCCCCTGTGTTCCTGGATCTGAAGGCATTCTTAAAGATTTTGAAGACTGCAAAAAGACTGCAAAAAAAATTGGCTATCCAGTTATGCTAAAAGCTACAGCTGGTGGCGGAGGTAAAGGTATGCGTGCTGTAAAGACTGAAGATAAGCTTGAAGGTGCTTGGGAGTCTGCAAGGCAAGAAGCAAAAGCAGGATTCGGAAATGACGATATGTATATGGAAAAGCTTATCGAAGAGCCACGCCATATCGAAATACAAATAGTAGGTGACCAAACAGGAAGAGCTTGCCATTTGTCTGAACGTGATTGCTCTATACAGAGAAGGCATCAAAAATTAACGGAAGAAGTCCCTTCTCCATTTATGACAGATGAGCTCCGTGAAAAAATGGGTACTGCTGCTGTAAAAGCTGCTGAATATATCAAGTATGAAGGTGCTGGAACTATAGAGTTCCTAGTGGATAAGCATAGAAATTTCTATTTTATGGAAATGAATACGCGTATTCAAGTAGAGCACCCTATTACAGATGAAGTGGTAGATCATGACCTAGTAAGAGAGCAAATTCTAGTCGCTTCTGGAGTTCCTATTTCAGGTAAAAATTATTACCCCAAATTACATTCTATAGAGTGTAGAATAAATGCGGAAGATCCCTTTAATGATTTCAGACCTTCCCCTGGGAAAATTGAAACTCTTCATTTACCTGGAGGTCACGGTATAAGAGTAGATACTCATGTATATAGCGGATATGTTATACCACCAAACTACGATTCTATGATTGCTAAACTCATAGCAACTGCTCAAACCAGACCAGAAGCTATTAGTAAAATGAGGCGTGCATTAAGTGAATTTGTGGTAGAAGGTGTGAAAACGACTATCCCTTTTCATGCTCAATTAATGAATCATCCAGATTATATTGAAGGGAATTATACCACAAAATTTATGGAAGATTTTGTCCTTGAGGATCTTGTCGATGAAGATGAAGACTAA